The following are encoded together in the Candidatus Methylomirabilis oxygeniifera genome:
- a CDS encoding putative Flagellar biosynthesis chaperone (Evidence 3 : Function proposed based on presence of conserved amino acid motif, structural feature or limited homology): MKRFRFSLQSVLAVREAKADQAEAALAERQRACSALRERLATLRDAEAEALAELAVGQNIAQPESSSLAVRCAYLLGIGQQIRALEATLVAEQAETARLRRVLLERSRDEQIVEHLKKRKIRVFRSEMAREQQAEIDEVAGGRRAANASRGSVS, encoded by the coding sequence ATGAAGCGATTTCGATTTTCCCTTCAGTCGGTTCTCGCCGTCAGAGAGGCGAAGGCAGATCAGGCGGAGGCTGCATTGGCTGAGCGACAGCGAGCCTGCAGCGCATTACGCGAACGGCTGGCGACACTCAGGGATGCCGAAGCGGAAGCACTGGCTGAACTGGCGGTGGGACAGAACATCGCTCAACCTGAATCATCCTCACTCGCGGTTCGTTGCGCCTACCTGCTGGGCATTGGGCAACAGATCAGGGCGCTCGAAGCGACGCTCGTCGCCGAACAGGCGGAGACGGCCAGACTCCGGCGCGTGTTGCTGGAACGATCGAGAGACGAACAGATCGTTGAGCACCTGAAGAAGCGGAAGATCAGAGTATTTCGCAGTGAGATGGCTCGTGAGCAACAGGCTGAGATCGACGAGGTGGCGGGCGGACGAAGGGCGGCGAACGCGTCCAGGGGGTCTGTGTCGTGA
- a CDS encoding putative Flagellar assembly protein flih (Evidence 3 : Function proposed based on presence of conserved amino acid motif, structural feature or limited homology), with product MTAGVGGWERVSFEELVYSAGRSAGGAWATEHESAQSGYESIRAAEREAEAIILSAREAAQQIEREAEREGRARGRQDAMDEMRRRCEPLETLLQETCRQVASARQAVITNAEEELVRLAVAVAERVLRSELGARRDAAVQFVRAALEVAGSRKIMAIRVNPGDYELLMEHRGELLGSPESARIIPDPAISSWGCVVEVESGLVDARVESQLHEAARLLGRDEIS from the coding sequence GTGACGGCCGGAGTTGGTGGATGGGAGCGAGTCTCCTTTGAAGAGTTGGTATATAGCGCGGGCCGATCGGCCGGCGGGGCGTGGGCGACAGAGCACGAGTCTGCACAGTCGGGGTATGAGTCGATCCGAGCGGCCGAGCGCGAGGCTGAGGCGATCATACTCTCGGCTCGTGAGGCGGCGCAACAGATCGAGCGCGAGGCCGAACGGGAGGGTCGCGCCAGGGGCCGACAGGACGCGATGGACGAGATGCGGCGTCGGTGCGAGCCGTTGGAGACGTTGCTGCAGGAGACCTGTCGACAGGTTGCGTCCGCTCGCCAAGCCGTTATCACGAATGCGGAGGAGGAGTTGGTCCGCCTGGCGGTTGCCGTTGCGGAGCGAGTGCTCCGATCCGAACTCGGGGCCCGCCGAGATGCGGCCGTACAGTTTGTCAGGGCCGCCCTGGAAGTCGCCGGGAGCCGAAAGATTATGGCTATTCGGGTCAATCCCGGCGATTACGAACTGTTGATGGAGCATCGGGGAGAACTGCTCGGCTCGCCGGAGTCGGCCCGGATCATCCCCGATCCCGCGATCTCCTCCTGGGGCTGCGTGGTGGAGGTTGAGTCCGGTCTTGTGGATGCGCGCGTGGAGAGCCAACTTCATGAGGCCGCTCGCCTGCTCGGAAGGGATGAGATCTCATGA
- the fliG gene encoding Flagellar motor switch protein fliG (Evidence 2a : Function of homologous gene experimentally demonstrated in an other organism; Product type s : structure) produces the protein MTAPETLTGPQKAAVLLLTLGVESAAQIFKQLEDEEIEAITGEITRMKSVSAKASTAVIEEFQQMARAQEFMSTGGIRYAQDVLEKAVGKAKASTIIERLQGLKGANFFTALKKVEPRFLLDSVRQEHPQTIAVVLSHLESTTSAGVLAGLPHAVRADVVMRIANMDKTNPDLIGEIERILDHRLSSVVNQEVSISGGVKQVAEILNSMDRNSERGVFQVIQESDPYMADEIRKLMFTFDDVVLVDDRGIQRVLKEVEQKELALAMKAAGSEVADKLFRNMSERAGALLKEEIEYLGPVKLRDVEAAQQKVVAIVRRLDEAGEIIVQGRGGGAEEIIV, from the coding sequence ATGACCGCCCCTGAGACGCTGACCGGTCCCCAAAAGGCCGCTGTCCTGCTGCTGACGCTCGGAGTCGAGTCGGCTGCGCAAATCTTTAAGCAGCTTGAAGACGAGGAAATCGAGGCGATCACCGGTGAGATTACCAGGATGAAGAGCGTTTCCGCGAAGGCGTCGACTGCGGTCATCGAGGAGTTTCAGCAGATGGCCCGTGCGCAAGAGTTTATGTCGACCGGCGGTATCCGCTACGCGCAGGATGTCCTTGAAAAGGCCGTAGGCAAGGCTAAGGCATCGACGATCATTGAGCGTCTTCAGGGTCTGAAGGGGGCCAACTTTTTCACCGCTCTCAAGAAGGTAGAACCCCGGTTTTTGCTCGACTCGGTCCGACAGGAGCACCCACAGACCATTGCGGTCGTCCTGTCCCACCTGGAGTCGACGACCTCCGCTGGCGTCCTGGCGGGTCTGCCGCACGCGGTCAGGGCGGATGTCGTCATGCGCATCGCCAACATGGATAAGACGAACCCCGACTTGATCGGCGAGATCGAGCGGATCCTGGATCACCGTCTTTCCTCCGTCGTCAACCAGGAGGTCTCTATCAGCGGCGGGGTCAAGCAGGTAGCGGAGATCCTGAATTCCATGGATAGAAATAGCGAACGCGGCGTATTTCAGGTCATCCAGGAGAGCGACCCGTATATGGCGGACGAGATCCGCAAACTGATGTTCACCTTTGATGATGTCGTCCTGGTGGACGATCGTGGTATCCAGCGCGTCCTCAAGGAGGTGGAACAGAAGGAACTTGCCCTTGCGATGAAGGCAGCCGGCTCCGAGGTAGCGGACAAACTCTTCAGAAATATGTCGGAGCGGGCGGGTGCCCTGCTCAAGGAGGAGATCGAATATCTGGGACCGGTCAAGCTTCGGGATGTGGAGGCGGCCCAGCAGAAGGTTGTTGCGATCGTACGGCGTCTCGATGAGGCGGGTGAGATTATTGTGCAGGGGCGCGGTGGCGGCGCGGAGGAGATCATTGTCTAA
- the fliI gene encoding flagellum-specific ATP synthase (Evidence 2a : Function of homologous gene experimentally demonstrated in an other organism; Product type e : enzyme), whose product MSDAGFDWGRARARMDKANLIRSLGKVTKVVGLVIEAVGQEAFIGELCRIRSAGRHDVWAEVVGFHGEILLLMPLGEIHGIRPGSEVVAAGRPFEVPVGRSMLGRVVNGLGRPIDGKAPVEVEARCSVHRQPPSPMTRAPIIEPLATGIRVIDGLLTCGKGQRVGIFAGSGVGKSTLLGMIARYTEADVNVIALVGERGREVREFITKELGEDGLRRSVVVVATSNEPSLLRRQAAYVATAIAEYFRDQGKHVLLMMDSLTRFALAQREIGLSVGEPPTTRGYPPSAFAMLPGLLERAGTADHGGSITGLYTILVEGDDMNEPVADHARAILDGHIVLTRELAERNHYPPVDFLGSVSRLMSVVAPREVRAAASKLRELLAAHRQAQDLINIGAYVSGSNPKVDEALRYMTPIEAFLRQSSDERSDFPGMVERLVTLFAPETDAAAPPRRKKPDPRVEASYLAAASMAGTGVAATQAVA is encoded by the coding sequence ATGAGCGACGCCGGATTCGACTGGGGTCGCGCGCGCGCTCGCATGGACAAGGCGAACCTCATTCGATCGCTTGGAAAGGTGACCAAGGTGGTCGGTCTGGTGATAGAGGCGGTGGGGCAGGAGGCGTTCATCGGCGAGCTGTGCCGAATCCGTTCGGCGGGGAGGCACGATGTATGGGCTGAAGTGGTGGGGTTTCACGGGGAGATCCTGCTCTTAATGCCGCTGGGCGAGATCCACGGGATCCGTCCGGGAAGCGAGGTGGTCGCGGCCGGACGGCCGTTTGAGGTGCCGGTGGGACGATCGATGCTGGGCCGCGTCGTCAACGGTCTTGGCCGTCCTATCGACGGGAAGGCTCCGGTGGAGGTCGAGGCCCGCTGTTCTGTTCACCGTCAGCCCCCTTCGCCTATGACGCGCGCCCCTATCATCGAGCCGCTGGCGACCGGGATTCGGGTGATCGATGGACTGCTCACCTGCGGTAAGGGACAGCGCGTCGGTATCTTTGCAGGGAGCGGCGTCGGGAAGAGCACCCTCCTCGGCATGATCGCCCGCTATACCGAGGCCGATGTGAACGTCATTGCTCTGGTAGGAGAGCGGGGACGGGAGGTCCGGGAGTTTATTACCAAGGAGTTGGGAGAGGATGGGCTGAGGCGCTCGGTGGTGGTCGTGGCCACCTCCAATGAGCCCTCCCTGCTGCGACGACAGGCGGCGTACGTTGCGACGGCGATTGCCGAATATTTTCGGGATCAGGGCAAGCATGTTCTCCTGATGATGGACAGCCTCACGCGGTTCGCGCTGGCTCAGCGGGAAATCGGCCTGTCGGTGGGAGAGCCTCCGACGACGCGCGGATATCCGCCTTCGGCATTTGCCATGTTGCCTGGACTCTTAGAGCGGGCCGGTACCGCCGATCATGGCGGGAGCATTACGGGGCTCTACACCATTCTTGTCGAGGGAGACGACATGAACGAGCCGGTGGCCGATCACGCTCGGGCCATCCTGGATGGCCACATTGTTCTCACCAGGGAGCTTGCCGAGCGGAATCATTACCCCCCGGTCGATTTTCTCGGGAGCGTCAGCCGGTTGATGTCGGTGGTGGCACCCCGGGAGGTGAGAGCTGCGGCATCCAAGCTTCGGGAGTTGTTGGCGGCTCATCGACAAGCCCAGGATCTCATCAACATCGGGGCGTATGTGTCCGGAAGCAATCCGAAGGTGGACGAAGCCTTACGGTACATGACGCCGATCGAGGCGTTTCTTCGGCAATCGTCCGACGAACGATCAGACTTTCCGGGAATGGTGGAGCGATTGGTGACCCTGTTCGCGCCGGAAACCGACGCCGCGGCGCCGCCGCGGCGCAAGAAACCGGACCCCAGGGTCGAGGCGTCGTATCTGGCCGCTGCGTCAATGGCCGGAACCGGTGTGGCGGCGACTCAAGCGGTCGCATAG